CAGGACGGGCATCATCAGCAGTACCAAGTCCTTCAGGAACAAGGCTAACAAAAAGCTCAGGGTTTCCCGTATGTAGGTAAGGGGCAAGATTAAAACTAAAGGCATTAGCACTTCCCCCAAGCCCAGCAGCCGGGACACCCCCGTAAGCAGGGGCGAATTGTAATGTACGTTTTGCCGCCTCAATAAAGCGACGCTTGGCAGCATCGAGAGTATTGTAATCGACTTGATCAACAGCTTGGGTCATTCTTCTATTTTGGGAGTAGGGAGTGGGGAGTGGGGAGTGGTGGAAGCAGGGGGAGCAGAGGAGAAAAAACAACCATTAACTGTCAATTGTCAATTGTCAACTGTCTCCTGCCTACCCCCTTGCCCCTTCTGGGTTATGAATTACTGCTTGGGAATTAAGTTCGGCATACTGCTGGCGCGATCGCGGTCTGCCTGTGGTGATAGCGTAGTTAATAGCTAATAACCGTAACCATAAGGCGGGGTTGTGTGTTTCTAGCCAAGGTTTTATTTGTATTAGTAAGCGTGGAAACCATGCACTCAGTAAAACATTAACTAAGGCGTGACGACCGAAGTTAAGATAATTGCCTACCCACCTTACCAAATCTCTGGAACCAGCTAGTTCCCAAATCCACCACACTAATGCAGGATTTTTCCTCGCGGCTTTAAGTGCTAGGCGGTTAAAGGTGAACCAGTCACACCTATCTTTAATGAAATTATCGGCAACTTCGGGAGGTTCATCTGCAAGTAACCCAAAAAATGTATTCAACATTGAGTTAATGCGTTGGGGAGGGATAAATTTCCCTGTGGGAACCATCATTCCTTTAGAAAATAGCCAAGTTATCGATACATTGCTTTGATAGGCTCGAATTAAATTCAAGTGACTGAACTTTAATAAATCATGTTTAAGGGCTACATCTAATAAGGTTGTTAGCCGTTCTAAGTTACGCACCAAGGAACCGAAACCAGTAAATACAAGGGGTGATTGTAGTGATGCAGCATCACCGATCGCAATTAATCTATCAAAAGCTATGGTGCGATCGCTACTACTAACACTAAAATGCCCTGGAATATACCCAAAGGTTGGCTTTTTCCACACCAGCTTGTCCATATCGCAACGGCGATATTCTGGCAAAATTGTGAAAAAGTCTTCGTACATCTCTAACAAGGAACCTGGGTTTTGGGCGTTGACTTCGTGGTAGTGAAACAAATAAATTGTCAGTTCTTCACCCGCCCCAGGAAATAATTCCCAAATTAACTGCCTCCCACGCGAGATATCACCATGACTATATAGAACATCTCCATATTGAGAATCCCACACTCCCGGCTCAAAACCTCCGTCTACCACTGCCCCCACTGTGGGACACACACTATCAAAAGCACGACCACCATTTAATTGCCATGCAATAGGAGAGGCTGTTCCCATCGCATCTACTAACAGCCGTCCATTGACTTGTTTTTCCTGTTGCGTGGGTAAATGCTTGACAGTAACAACAACTTGTGTATCATCAACATCGGCACGAATAAATTCCGTCTCATCCCAAATTTCCCCGCCAGCACTCAGAAGTTTCTGCCCACACATTTGTAGCCATTTCTCTGAGTCTAAAGCTATATTTAACACCGTTGGCGTATGTAAAACAGGCGATCGCAATTTCTCTGGGTTATTCCCATCAAAAAACTTATTAAAACCGTCCTTATATTCCCGGACAATTACCGTTTCTAACTCGGCTGCTGTCACCAAACCCAAGTTCAGCAAACTTTGCAATTCATCCCGCGAAATATTCCATTCCCGGTTCATCCGCCCAAAAGGCAACCGCTCCACCAGCAGCACTTTATACCCCAACTTTGCCATCACCGCCGCATGAATTGACCCCAATGCGCCGCCGATGTATATCAGGTCATAGGTGGGAGATGAGGAGGATGAGGGAGATGAGGAGGATGAGGGAGAGGTGTGTTTTCTCTCTTCCCCTACTCCCCCTACCCCTTCCACTCTTACACCTTGCGAAAATATTACTTGACGCGGCTGTTGCGGATTTCGTACTCCCTCACGCCATCGCTGTTCCCACCAGTAGGCACGGTTGAGGTCATATTCCCCATTAGGCATTTTTTGGAAATATTTAACTGTTAAAGGGTAATAGGGAGCTAGGGCGGCAAAAATTGATTGCTGGGATAAATCAATAGCTGGCGGTTCTGGGTAGTGATGTGGAAAACGCTGACGAATTTGTCTAGTTAAGTTTTGTAATACTTCCTTCTCTTGTGGTAATGGCTGTTCTGCCCAACGAAAAACCTTTAAATAAGTAGTTCTTTGGACTGACCACACAAATATAGAAAATTCTTTCGGTAGATTTTCGGTAATTTTTGCCCCATTTACTGTATATTTACTAGATATTTTCAGGCGACAGCCATCGGGGGTAAGTATTTTTTCCCAATTTCCTGGATCAAACTCTGTTTGCAGCCAACTGCGTACAGAAGCGATATCCGTAATTGGCACTTCTAAATACAGAATTTCTTTCATGTTTTGCTGACATCTCCGTCGATCTACTCACTAGGACAGATATGCGAAGGCAATAAATGCGATATACTCCGCCTTATCAGTTTTTATAAAGATTCAGTAAAGACTTTTTAATAATTTTGTCAATTTTTCTTACTCATTTAATAAATTTATAAACCTACGCCATGAATTATCCCATTCCAGATAGCCCACAAGAAATTTTTGCTTTAAAACAAAAGCCTATAGATGAAGAATTAGTAGCCTCGGCGATCGCTGGAGTAATTAAAATAGTGCGATCGCAAGGACAATCCTTAGATGAGTTAACAGCCCAGCTACTAGCAGACGACCCCTTATTAGACCAACAACAACGCCGTTGGCTAAGTAAAGTAGTCACTCAAGCATGGGAGAGTTTTACATGAGGGCAGTTGACAGTTGACAGCATTGCACTGAGCTTGCCCAAGTGTTGACAGTTGACAGTTGTCATTAGTTATTCTCCCCTGCTCCCCTGCTCCCCTGCTTCCCTCTCTCCCTCATCTCCCCCCACTCCCCACTCCCCACTCCCTCACCCCTTCACTGCCGCCTCAGCTTGAGCGTGTAATAACAAACCATATTCCAACCCCTCAACAACTGCTTGATAAGAAGCTGCCAAGATATTTGGTGAAACGCCTACAGTTGTCCAGCGTTGATGACCATTACCTGATTCCACCAAAGCACGAGTTTTTGCAGACGTGCCTGTGTGTCCATCCAGAATACGCACTTTGTAGTCTGTTAACTCAAAGGTGGCTATTTGGGGATAGAAGTTGACTAAAGCCTTGCGTAAGGCTGCATCCAAGGCAGCCACAGGGCCATTTCCTTCTGCGGCTTCCAAAATATTCTTACCGTTAACAGCCACCTTTACAGTCGCCAAGGCATTCGTCGTTTCCTTGCCCTCCACTAAATCACAGTGAACTTGGAAGCCCTTCACTTCAAAAAACTCCTGTCTTCCGCCCAAAGCTTCATACATTAACAAAGCAAAACTTGCCTCGGCTGCCTCAAATTGATACCCTTCACTTTCCAATTCCTTGAGGCGCTGAAGAATTTGCTTTGCTTCTGGTGTCTGTTTATCGAGTTCAATGCCAAAAGTCCGGGCTTTGGCTAATACATTACTAATACCCGACTGCTCAGAAATGACAATCCGGCGATGGTTGCCCACTTGTTCCGGCTGAATGTGTTCGTATGTCAGAGGATTCCGTTCCACGGCAGAAACATGAATACCACCTTTATGTGCAAAAGCCGAACGCCCTACAAAAGGGGCGTGTTCATCAGGAGCGAGGTTAACGACTTCACTCACAAAACGACTAGCCTCGGCAAGTTGCGTTAACTGGTGTTCTGCGATACAGCTATAACCTAACTTCAACTGTAAATTAGGAATTAATGAACATAAATTAGCATTGCCACAACGTTCGCCATAACCATTGATAGTACCTTGTACCA
Above is a genomic segment from Nostoc sp. MS1 containing:
- the cimA gene encoding citramalate synthase, translating into MTKNPSPHIWLYDTTLRDGTQREGLSISIEDKLRIAHRLDQLGIPFIEGGWPGANPKDVQFFWQLQEDPLKQAEIVAFCSTRRPNTHAADEPMLQDILTAGSRWVTIFGKSWDLHVTTGLKTTLEENLAMIRETIEFFRSQGRRVIYDAEHWFDGYKHNRDYAMETLKTAMLAGAEWLVLCDTNGGTLPHEVSQVVQDVVAGSKKWAVGSREDLSQLPITNYQLPIPQIGIHTHNDSDMAVANAVAAVMAGATMVQGTINGYGERCGNANLCSLIPNLQLKLGYSCIAEHQLTQLAEASRFVSEVVNLAPDEHAPFVGRSAFAHKGGIHVSAVERNPLTYEHIQPEQVGNHRRIVISEQSGISNVLAKARTFGIELDKQTPEAKQILQRLKELESEGYQFEAAEASFALLMYEALGGRQEFFEVKGFQVHCDLVEGKETTNALATVKVAVNGKNILEAAEGNGPVAALDAALRKALVNFYPQIATFELTDYKVRILDGHTGTSAKTRALVESGNGHQRWTTVGVSPNILAASYQAVVEGLEYGLLLHAQAEAAVKG
- a CDS encoding flavin-dependent dehydrogenase, with protein sequence MKEILYLEVPITDIASVRSWLQTEFDPGNWEKILTPDGCRLKISSKYTVNGAKITENLPKEFSIFVWSVQRTTYLKVFRWAEQPLPQEKEVLQNLTRQIRQRFPHHYPEPPAIDLSQQSIFAALAPYYPLTVKYFQKMPNGEYDLNRAYWWEQRWREGVRNPQQPRQVIFSQGVRVEGVGGVGEERKHTSPSSSSSPSSSSSPTYDLIYIGGALGSIHAAVMAKLGYKVLLVERLPFGRMNREWNISRDELQSLLNLGLVTAAELETVIVREYKDGFNKFFDGNNPEKLRSPVLHTPTVLNIALDSEKWLQMCGQKLLSAGGEIWDETEFIRADVDDTQVVVTVKHLPTQQEKQVNGRLLVDAMGTASPIAWQLNGGRAFDSVCPTVGAVVDGGFEPGVWDSQYGDVLYSHGDISRGRQLIWELFPGAGEELTIYLFHYHEVNAQNPGSLLEMYEDFFTILPEYRRCDMDKLVWKKPTFGYIPGHFSVSSSDRTIAFDRLIAIGDAASLQSPLVFTGFGSLVRNLERLTTLLDVALKHDLLKFSHLNLIRAYQSNVSITWLFSKGMMVPTGKFIPPQRINSMLNTFFGLLADEPPEVADNFIKDRCDWFTFNRLALKAARKNPALVWWIWELAGSRDLVRWVGNYLNFGRHALVNVLLSAWFPRLLIQIKPWLETHNPALWLRLLAINYAITTGRPRSRQQYAELNSQAVIHNPEGARG